One Streptomyces sp. NBC_00223 genomic window carries:
- a CDS encoding Lrp/AsnC family transcriptional regulator: MSVDVLDARILRLLLEQPRTSVREYARILGVARGTLQARLDRLERDGAITVAGPRVSPAALGHPVLAFVRIEVTQGHLDSVGDALAAVPEIIEAYSITGGGDLLARVVARDNAHLEDLIQLLIRMPGVVRTRTEIALRERVAHRVLPLVESVGRAAESAQRPAR, from the coding sequence ATGTCCGTCGACGTCCTGGACGCCCGCATTCTGCGGCTGCTGCTCGAGCAGCCGCGCACCAGCGTCCGCGAGTACGCCCGCATCCTGGGCGTGGCCCGCGGCACTCTCCAGGCGCGGCTGGACCGGCTGGAACGGGACGGCGCGATCACGGTCGCGGGCCCTCGGGTCTCACCGGCCGCGCTCGGCCACCCGGTGCTCGCCTTCGTCCGTATCGAGGTGACCCAGGGGCACCTCGACTCGGTCGGCGACGCGCTCGCGGCGGTCCCCGAGATCATAGAGGCATACTCGATCACCGGGGGAGGCGACCTCCTCGCCCGCGTCGTGGCCCGGGACAACGCGCACCTGGAGGATCTGATCCAGTTGCTGATCCGGATGCCGGGAGTGGTCAGGACCCGCACCGAGATAGCCCTGCGCGAGCGGGTCGCCCACCGCGTCCTCCCGCTGGTCGAATCGGTCGGCCGCGCCGCGGAATCCGCTCAGCGCCCCGCGAGGTAG
- a CDS encoding GNAT family N-acetyltransferase, producing MDTAALVFRAATPADAPALVALIESAYRGEASRAGWTTEADILEGRRTDPEGVLAVIEKPDGRLVVVESGGELVACCQLEHRGEHAYFGMFAVRPTLQGAGLGKIVIAEAERFARDEWKVAEMHMTVISVREDLIAWYVRRGYRRTGEMSPFPYGNERFGLPTRDDLEFELLTKKLT from the coding sequence ATGGACACCGCCGCCCTCGTCTTCCGTGCCGCCACCCCCGCCGACGCGCCCGCGCTCGTGGCACTCATCGAGTCCGCCTATCGCGGGGAGGCGAGCCGGGCCGGCTGGACGACGGAGGCGGACATCCTGGAAGGCCGGCGGACGGACCCCGAGGGCGTGCTGGCCGTCATCGAGAAGCCGGACGGCCGGCTGGTGGTGGTGGAGAGCGGCGGCGAACTGGTGGCCTGCTGTCAGCTCGAACACCGGGGCGAGCACGCGTACTTCGGCATGTTCGCGGTGCGGCCCACCCTCCAGGGCGCCGGCCTGGGCAAGATCGTCATCGCCGAGGCGGAACGATTCGCCCGGGACGAGTGGAAGGTCGCCGAGATGCACATGACGGTGATCTCGGTCCGCGAGGACCTGATCGCCTGGTACGTGCGGCGCGGCTATCGGCGGACCGGCGAGATGAGCCCCTTCCCCTACGGCAACGAGCGGTTCGGGCTGCCGACCCGCGACGACCTGGAGTTCGAGCTGCTCACGAAGAAGCTCACCTGA
- a CDS encoding uracil-DNA glycosylase, with translation MTARPLHEIVEPGWAKALDPVADRIAAMGDFLRAEIAAGRTYLPAGANVLRAFQQPFDDVRVLIVGQDPYPTPGHAVGLSFSVAPDVRPLPGSLENIYRELCADLGVPRPSDGDLTPWTRQGVLLLNRALTTAPRRPAAHRGKGWEEVTEQAIRALVARGRPLVSILWGRDARNLRPLLGELPAIESSHPSPMSADRGFFGSRPFSRTNDLLTRQGAEPVNWQLP, from the coding sequence GTGACTGCGCGACCCTTGCACGAGATCGTCGAGCCGGGCTGGGCGAAGGCCCTTGACCCCGTGGCGGACCGGATCGCGGCGATGGGGGACTTCCTCCGTGCCGAGATCGCGGCGGGCCGGACCTATCTGCCCGCGGGCGCGAACGTGCTGCGCGCGTTCCAGCAGCCCTTCGACGACGTAAGGGTGCTGATCGTCGGTCAGGACCCGTATCCCACACCTGGTCACGCCGTCGGTCTGAGCTTCTCGGTCGCGCCGGACGTCCGCCCGCTGCCGGGCAGCCTGGAGAACATCTACCGGGAGCTGTGCGCCGACCTCGGGGTGCCCAGGCCGTCCGACGGCGATCTGACCCCGTGGACCCGGCAGGGCGTGCTGCTGCTCAACAGGGCGCTGACCACCGCCCCCAGGCGGCCGGCCGCCCACCGCGGCAAGGGCTGGGAGGAGGTCACCGAGCAGGCGATCAGGGCGCTGGTCGCCCGGGGCCGCCCGCTGGTGTCCATCCTGTGGGGCCGCGACGCCCGCAATCTGCGGCCGCTGCTCGGCGAACTGCCCGCGATCGAGTCGTCGCACCCCTCGCCGATGTCGGCGGACCGCGGCTTCTTCGGCTCGCGGCCTTTCAGCCGGACCAATGACCTGCTGACGCGGCAGGGCGCCGAGCCGGTGAACTGGCAGCTCCCCTGA
- a CDS encoding lactonase family protein encodes MAAHVYIGSFTSAGGRGLTAATVDPDTGALTPLGDTAEVPNPSFLARSADGRTLYAVSETEPEGAAAAFSLADPAAPRLLGAPVPVGGGSPTHLCVHRGHLLTANYAAPGSVSVLSLQEDGALGELRAVLEHEGDGPHQDRQEAPHAHAVVSDPADRWLLSVDLGTDSVRVCELDPEPGTLEVERELGLRSGIGPRHLAFHPGGGHAYVINELDSVVTVCRWDGDKGSLRPLAEVRVLPDGAEGDNYPSELVISHDGRFAWAANRGSNSISVLSVDASGERLELVDTVSCGGDWPRHLTLDPAGTRLYASNERSGDVTWFDVDPATGIPKQAGSLALPAVSCVLFG; translated from the coding sequence GTGGCCGCGCACGTATACATCGGGTCGTTCACGTCGGCGGGGGGCCGCGGGCTCACCGCCGCCACCGTCGACCCGGACACGGGAGCGCTCACCCCGCTCGGGGACACGGCCGAGGTGCCGAACCCGTCCTTCCTCGCCAGGTCCGCCGACGGGCGCACCCTCTACGCGGTCAGCGAGACCGAACCCGAGGGCGCCGCGGCGGCGTTCTCCCTCGCCGACCCCGCGGCGCCCCGGCTGCTCGGCGCCCCCGTGCCCGTGGGCGGCGGGTCGCCCACGCACCTGTGCGTCCACCGCGGCCACCTGCTGACCGCGAACTACGCCGCGCCCGGCAGCGTTTCGGTGCTGTCGCTCCAGGAGGACGGCGCACTCGGCGAGTTGCGCGCCGTCCTGGAGCACGAGGGCGACGGCCCCCACCAGGACCGCCAGGAGGCCCCGCACGCCCACGCGGTGGTGTCCGACCCCGCGGACCGCTGGCTGCTCAGCGTCGACCTCGGCACCGACTCGGTACGGGTCTGCGAACTCGACCCCGAGCCCGGCACGTTGGAGGTCGAACGGGAACTCGGTCTGCGCTCGGGCATCGGACCGCGCCATCTGGCCTTCCACCCCGGCGGCGGCCACGCCTATGTGATCAACGAACTCGACTCCGTTGTCACCGTGTGCCGTTGGGACGGCGACAAGGGCAGCCTGCGCCCGCTGGCGGAGGTCCGGGTGCTCCCGGACGGCGCCGAGGGCGACAACTACCCCTCGGAGCTGGTGATCTCGCACGACGGCCGGTTCGCGTGGGCCGCCAACCGCGGGAGCAACAGCATCTCGGTGCTCAGCGTGGACGCCTCGGGCGAGCGGCTGGAACTCGTCGACACCGTCAGCTGCGGCGGCGACTGGCCGCGCCATCTGACCCTCGACCCCGCCGGCACCCGGCTCTACGCCTCCAACGAGCGCTCCGGCGACGTCACCTGGTTCGACGTCGACCCGGCGACCGGCATCCCCAAGCAGGCCGGGTCGCTGGCGCTGCCCGCGGTGTCCTGCGTGCTCTTCGGCTGA
- a CDS encoding ArsR/SmtB family transcription factor: MTASPPVTAALAASRPLEHPAVDAIRLEDVLHALSDPMRLIVVRSLAAAKDEMTCSDVPLPVSKSTTTHHFRVLREAGVIRQIYRGTSKMNALRRGDLDALFPGLLDRVLSAAEAQAERLGGS, translated from the coding sequence ATGACAGCCTCGCCCCCGGTCACCGCCGCCCTTGCCGCGAGCCGCCCGCTGGAGCACCCCGCGGTCGACGCCATCCGGCTCGAAGACGTGCTGCACGCGCTGTCCGACCCCATGCGCCTGATCGTGGTGCGGAGCCTGGCCGCCGCGAAGGACGAGATGACCTGCTCCGACGTGCCGCTGCCGGTCAGCAAGTCGACCACCACCCACCACTTCCGGGTGCTGCGCGAGGCGGGCGTCATCCGCCAGATCTACCGCGGCACCTCCAAGATGAACGCCCTGCGGCGCGGCGACCTCGACGCCCTCTTCCCCGGCCTGCTCGACCGGGTGCTCAGCGCGGCCGAGGCCCAGGCCGAACGGCTCGGCGGGAGCTGA
- a CDS encoding TetR/AcrR family transcriptional regulator, which translates to MSPRSPSVNEAMRQRSRERLLQATLELVEERGYEATTLADITERAGTARGLVSYYFSGKRALLQSAVHRLMNRELAAALAAEPRTDDGQELMARAIDAVLGLTRTHTTLMRTHMASILQEEGFIQCPEQQLLASLLRDTTVRWGAAEPEEEYRLLRALLMGATVALLLPGAPMPVARLRAELFQRYGLAWGAGSPPPGAEAYDPAAGTRKPVRTPTL; encoded by the coding sequence ATGTCCCCTCGGAGCCCATCGGTCAATGAAGCGATGCGTCAGCGTTCCCGGGAACGGCTGCTTCAGGCGACCCTCGAACTCGTCGAGGAGCGCGGTTACGAGGCCACCACGCTGGCCGACATCACCGAACGCGCAGGTACGGCCCGTGGTCTGGTCTCGTACTACTTCTCCGGCAAGCGCGCGCTGCTCCAGTCGGCGGTGCACCGGCTGATGAACCGTGAACTCGCCGCCGCCCTCGCCGCCGAGCCGCGCACCGACGACGGGCAGGAGCTGATGGCCCGGGCGATCGACGCGGTCCTCGGTCTGACACGTACGCACACCACCCTGATGCGCACCCACATGGCGTCGATACTCCAGGAGGAGGGCTTCATCCAGTGCCCCGAGCAGCAGTTGCTGGCCTCGCTGCTGCGGGACACCACCGTGCGCTGGGGCGCGGCGGAGCCGGAGGAGGAGTACCGGCTGCTGCGGGCCCTGCTGATGGGCGCGACCGTGGCCCTGCTGCTGCCGGGCGCGCCGATGCCGGTGGCCCGGCTGCGGGCCGAGCTCTTCCAGCGGTACGGCCTGGCGTGGGGCGCGGGCAGTCCGCCGCCGGGCGCCGAGGCGTACGACCCGGCGGCCGGCACCCGCAAGCCCGTCCGGACGCCGACGCTCTGA
- a CDS encoding phospholipid scramblase-related protein: MTTHSDTPAGWYADPKGTPNLLRYWDGSQWTEHTNPGQVPQQQGGGGSAWELNVSSAPDPAKVQRQVQQQAGVAPTGFGGGTLFTEPVLVVNQKAKLIELVNEYSVFDQNGRTLGSVVEVGQSTAKKVLRFVSSVDQFLTHKLEVRDAQGQPQLTLTRPAKFIKSKVLVHRANGEPLGEIVQQNAIGKINFAFMYNGQKIGAIKAENWRAWNFAIVDHTETEIGRITKTWEGLAKTMFTTADNYVLQIHRQLADPLLSMVVASALTVDTALKQDSRGLG; this comes from the coding sequence GTGACGACGCATTCCGATACCCCGGCCGGCTGGTACGCCGACCCGAAGGGCACCCCGAACCTGCTCCGGTACTGGGACGGCTCCCAGTGGACCGAGCACACCAACCCCGGCCAGGTGCCCCAGCAGCAGGGCGGCGGCGGCAGCGCCTGGGAGCTGAACGTCAGCAGCGCCCCCGACCCGGCGAAGGTCCAGCGCCAGGTGCAGCAGCAGGCCGGTGTCGCGCCGACCGGCTTCGGCGGCGGCACCCTCTTCACCGAGCCCGTGCTGGTGGTGAACCAGAAGGCCAAGCTGATCGAACTCGTCAACGAGTACAGCGTGTTCGACCAGAACGGCCGCACCCTCGGCTCCGTGGTGGAGGTCGGTCAGAGCACCGCCAAGAAGGTGCTGCGCTTCGTCTCCAGCGTCGACCAGTTCCTCACCCACAAGCTGGAGGTCCGGGACGCGCAGGGCCAGCCGCAGCTCACACTGACCCGGCCGGCGAAGTTCATCAAGTCCAAGGTGCTGGTGCACCGCGCCAACGGCGAGCCGCTGGGCGAGATCGTACAGCAGAACGCCATCGGCAAGATCAACTTCGCGTTCATGTACAACGGCCAGAAGATCGGCGCCATCAAGGCCGAGAACTGGCGGGCGTGGAACTTCGCGATCGTGGACCACACCGAGACCGAGATCGGCCGTATCACCAAGACGTGGGAGGGCCTGGCCAAGACCATGTTCACCACGGCGGACAACTATGTGCTGCAGATCCACCGGCAGCTCGCCGATCCGCTGCTGAGCATGGTCGTCGCCTCCGCCCTGACCGTGGACACCGCCCTCAAGCAGGACTCGCGCGGGCTCGGCTGA
- a CDS encoding N-acetylglucosamine kinase, translated as MPDSGAPWVLGVDSGGSGLRAALARADGSDACAPVTAGRPAVTGARGIDADDLLGLVLPLAEDLMRTAGARRIAAACVGAAGMATLGDDLRARLPGALADALGARALALAGDAVTAYAGALGLRPGVVVAAGTGMIALGTAADGTGWRRADGWGHLLGDAGSGAWIGRAGLDAALRAHDGRDGGSAALLDRARERFGPLDGLPAQLYPRADRAAVLASFAPEVAGCAASDPVAAAVLRQAATHILESAAAVRPGPGAVEVALTGGLFRMGEPLLGPLREQAARLLPGATLVPAAGDPLDGAVLIAGALQRDALTLPADPALLRLVR; from the coding sequence GTGCCTGACTCCGGCGCCCCCTGGGTGCTCGGCGTCGACTCCGGCGGCTCCGGCCTGCGGGCCGCCCTGGCGCGCGCCGACGGTTCCGACGCGTGCGCCCCCGTCACCGCCGGCCGCCCCGCCGTCACCGGTGCCCGCGGCATCGACGCGGACGATCTGCTCGGCCTCGTCCTGCCGCTGGCCGAGGACCTGATGCGGACGGCCGGGGCCCGGCGGATCGCCGCGGCCTGCGTCGGCGCGGCCGGCATGGCCACGCTCGGCGACGACCTGCGCGCCCGGCTGCCCGGCGCCCTGGCCGACGCGCTCGGGGCGCGCGCGCTGGCGCTCGCCGGGGACGCGGTGACGGCGTACGCGGGCGCGCTCGGCCTGCGCCCCGGCGTGGTCGTCGCGGCCGGCACCGGCATGATCGCCCTGGGCACGGCGGCCGACGGCACCGGCTGGCGGCGGGCGGACGGCTGGGGCCATCTGCTGGGCGACGCGGGCAGCGGCGCCTGGATCGGCCGCGCGGGCCTGGACGCCGCGCTGCGGGCCCACGACGGCCGCGACGGCGGCTCGGCGGCCCTGCTCGACCGCGCCCGGGAGCGGTTCGGCCCGCTCGACGGCCTGCCCGCGCAGCTGTATCCGCGCGCCGACCGCGCCGCCGTCCTGGCCTCGTTCGCCCCTGAGGTGGCCGGGTGCGCGGCGAGCGACCCGGTGGCCGCGGCCGTCCTGCGGCAGGCCGCGACGCACATCCTGGAGTCGGCCGCCGCCGTGCGCCCCGGGCCCGGGGCGGTCGAAGTGGCGCTGACCGGAGGTCTGTTCAGGATGGGCGAGCCGCTGCTCGGTCCGTTGCGCGAGCAGGCCGCGCGGCTGCTGCCCGGTGCCACCCTCGTACCGGCCGCCGGGGACCCGCTGGACGGCGCCGTGCTGATCGCCGGCGCCCTCCAGCGCGACGCCCTGACGCTGCCCGCGGACCCGGCACTGCTCAGACTCGTCCGATGA
- a CDS encoding NADH:flavin oxidoreductase/NADH oxidase produces MSALFEPITLRSLTLRNRVWMAPMCQYSADTRGPGRGAPNDWHFAHYGARATGGAGLVLTEATAVSPEGRISPADLGIWNDHQVAAFSRITRFLKEQGAAAGIQLGHAGRKASTDRQWLGGGPLGPDREGWQPVGPSPVPFDDAHPVPDELSEADIREVVAQFAAAARRALAAGFEVVEVHGAHGYLVGQFLSPHSNHRTDAYGGCFENRVRFALEVVDAIREVWPEELPLFFRISATDWLESAGWTADETVRFAKELLARGVDLLDVSSGGNAAGVSIPVGPGYQVPFAARVKAETDLPVAAVGLITQPQQAETIVSTGQADAVLLGRELLRDPAWPLRAAYELGASGSAGVPPQYARAYPRPVL; encoded by the coding sequence GTGAGCGCACTGTTCGAGCCCATCACCCTGCGGTCCCTGACCCTGCGGAACCGTGTCTGGATGGCGCCGATGTGCCAGTACTCGGCCGACACCCGAGGGCCGGGCCGGGGCGCGCCGAACGACTGGCACTTCGCCCACTACGGCGCCCGCGCCACCGGCGGCGCCGGACTGGTCCTGACCGAGGCCACGGCGGTCAGCCCGGAGGGCCGGATCAGCCCCGCGGACCTCGGCATCTGGAACGACCACCAGGTGGCGGCCTTCTCCCGGATCACCCGCTTCCTCAAGGAGCAGGGCGCCGCCGCGGGCATCCAGCTCGGCCACGCCGGGCGCAAGGCGTCGACCGACCGGCAGTGGCTGGGCGGCGGACCGCTCGGCCCCGACCGGGAGGGCTGGCAGCCGGTCGGCCCGAGCCCGGTGCCCTTCGACGACGCCCACCCGGTGCCGGACGAGCTGTCCGAGGCCGACATCCGGGAGGTCGTGGCGCAGTTCGCCGCGGCCGCGCGGCGGGCGCTCGCGGCGGGCTTCGAGGTGGTCGAGGTGCACGGAGCGCACGGCTATCTGGTCGGCCAGTTCCTCTCCCCGCACAGCAATCACCGCACGGACGCGTACGGCGGCTGCTTCGAGAACCGCGTCCGCTTCGCGCTCGAGGTGGTCGACGCGATCCGCGAGGTGTGGCCGGAGGAACTGCCGCTGTTCTTCCGTATCTCGGCCACCGACTGGCTGGAGAGCGCCGGCTGGACGGCCGACGAGACCGTGCGGTTCGCCAAGGAACTGCTCGCCCGGGGCGTGGACCTGCTGGACGTCTCCTCCGGCGGCAACGCGGCCGGGGTGAGCATTCCGGTGGGCCCCGGCTACCAGGTGCCGTTCGCGGCCCGGGTGAAGGCGGAGACCGACCTTCCGGTCGCCGCGGTCGGCCTGATCACGCAGCCGCAGCAGGCCGAGACGATCGTCTCCACCGGCCAGGCCGACGCCGTGCTGCTCGGGCGGGAGCTGCTGCGCGACCCGGCGTGGCCGCTGCGGGCCGCGTACGAACTGGGCGCGTCCGGGTCCGCCGGGGTGCCGCCGCAGTACGCCAGGGCGTACCCGCGTCCGGTGCTCTGA
- a CDS encoding HAD family hydrolase: MRACMFDFSGTVFRIEPCEDWLRAVLADEGIEADPETVTAYARRLERAGAQPGGARPERIPPHLVAAWADRDLTAELHRAAYTGLSRTAGLPWDVHDALYDRQSAPAAWAPYPDAAEVLGALRERGVPVAIVSNIGWDLRPVFRAHGLDSLVDVFVLSCEHGAQKPDPRLFRVACEALGAAPERTLMVGDDRTADGGAAALGCPVLLVDHLPVAERPDALRGVLDLIGR, translated from the coding sequence GTGCGGGCGTGCATGTTCGACTTCTCCGGCACGGTCTTCCGTATCGAGCCCTGCGAGGACTGGCTGCGCGCGGTTCTCGCCGACGAGGGGATCGAGGCGGACCCGGAGACGGTCACGGCGTACGCGCGGCGGCTGGAGCGGGCCGGCGCCCAGCCCGGCGGCGCCCGGCCCGAGCGGATTCCGCCGCACCTCGTGGCGGCCTGGGCCGACCGTGATCTCACCGCGGAGCTGCACCGGGCGGCGTACACCGGGCTGTCCCGTACGGCCGGGCTGCCCTGGGACGTGCACGACGCGCTCTACGACCGGCAGAGCGCCCCGGCGGCGTGGGCCCCGTATCCGGACGCGGCCGAGGTGCTGGGCGCGCTGCGCGAGCGCGGGGTGCCGGTGGCGATCGTCAGCAACATCGGCTGGGATCTGCGCCCGGTCTTCCGCGCGCACGGGCTCGACTCCTTGGTGGACGTGTTCGTGCTGAGCTGTGAGCACGGCGCGCAGAAGCCCGACCCGCGGCTGTTCCGTGTCGCGTGCGAGGCGCTGGGAGCGGCGCCGGAGCGGACCTTGATGGTGGGCGACGACCGTACGGCCGACGGGGGCGCCGCGGCGCTCGGCTGCCCGGTCCTGCTGGTGGACCACCTGCCCGTGGCCGAGCGGCCCGACGCCCTGCGCGGAGTGCTGGATCTGATCGGCCGATGA
- a CDS encoding M56 family metallopeptidase, which produces MTVPFVLLVLGALAAATAPRLLSRADWPEREPVLALWVWQCVVAAVLLCCVSAMALTASAAWSAVRGNVFAYAPRGVVDAYGLQEYGHWAGALAILLALGGLWTAAMLTREVRAARARRRRRRTELRVRAPRLPGESVPPGERLVILEDRRSDAWWLSGAEPRLVITTAALGRLKGRQLDAVLAHEQGHARARHDVLLHCAGALAGGFPQVPVFAAFRDQVHHLVELAADDTASRRFGRVTTALALVELNEERGVFGPSPTPLAALPGRVHRLLEPAQRLTPARRLRVTVAALLVPAVPLLVAFGPGLHALA; this is translated from the coding sequence ATGACGGTCCCGTTTGTGCTGCTGGTTCTCGGCGCACTTGCGGCGGCGACGGCGCCGCGTCTGCTCTCCCGTGCCGACTGGCCGGAACGCGAACCGGTGCTGGCCCTGTGGGTCTGGCAGTGCGTGGTCGCCGCTGTGCTGCTGTGCTGTGTCTCGGCGATGGCGCTCACCGCCTCGGCCGCCTGGTCGGCGGTCCGCGGCAATGTCTTCGCCTACGCCCCGCGCGGTGTCGTCGACGCCTACGGCCTGCAGGAGTACGGGCACTGGGCAGGCGCCCTGGCGATCCTGCTCGCGCTCGGCGGCCTGTGGACCGCGGCGATGCTCACCCGCGAGGTGCGGGCCGCCCGCGCGCGGCGCCGCAGGCGCAGGACCGAACTGCGGGTGCGCGCACCCCGGTTGCCGGGTGAGTCGGTACCGCCCGGTGAGCGTCTGGTGATCCTGGAGGACCGCCGCTCGGACGCCTGGTGGCTGTCCGGGGCGGAGCCCCGACTGGTCATCACCACGGCCGCGTTGGGCCGTCTCAAGGGCCGTCAGCTGGACGCGGTGCTGGCCCACGAGCAGGGCCACGCGCGGGCCAGGCACGATGTGCTGCTGCACTGCGCGGGCGCGCTGGCGGGCGGTTTCCCCCAGGTGCCGGTCTTCGCCGCCTTCCGCGACCAGGTCCACCACCTGGTGGAGCTGGCCGCCGACGACACGGCGTCACGCCGTTTCGGCCGGGTGACGACCGCCCTCGCGCTGGTGGAGCTGAACGAGGAGCGCGGGGTGTTCGGCCCGTCCCCGACGCCGCTGGCCGCCCTGCCCGGGCGGGTGCACCGGCTGCTGGAACCGGCGCAGCGTCTGACGCCGGCCCGCCGGCTGCGGGTGACCGTCGCCGCGCTGCTGGTGCCCGCGGTCCCGCTGCTGGTCGCCTTCGGCCCCGGCCTCCACGCGCTCGCCTGA
- a CDS encoding DUF5134 domain-containing protein, giving the protein MHGPPLVAWLLVVLSAAAAVSCLVRDEARHEALMGVGMAVMAVPLSVLDPRPWGAPVFTAVFAAAAVHALLSARRRTGHHLHHSVCSAAMVYMALAMAGGGGGHAEHTGHAGAGTPLLTGVLLLYFAGYVLRSGTRLVALPAPGVLIPGAVGTARLRHAPEVAAACRVSMALGMFAMLMVM; this is encoded by the coding sequence ATGCACGGACCGCCGTTGGTGGCCTGGCTGCTCGTGGTGCTCAGCGCGGCGGCCGCCGTCTCCTGCCTGGTGCGCGACGAGGCCCGGCACGAGGCGCTGATGGGGGTCGGCATGGCCGTGATGGCCGTGCCGCTGTCGGTGCTCGACCCCCGGCCGTGGGGGGCGCCCGTGTTCACGGCCGTCTTCGCGGCCGCGGCCGTGCACGCCCTGCTGTCGGCCCGCCGCCGGACCGGACACCATCTGCACCACTCGGTGTGCTCGGCCGCGATGGTCTACATGGCGCTGGCGATGGCCGGGGGCGGCGGCGGGCACGCGGAGCACACCGGGCACGCCGGCGCCGGCACCCCGCTGCTGACCGGTGTGCTGCTGCTCTACTTCGCGGGATACGTGCTGCGCTCCGGCACCCGGCTGGTGGCCCTGCCCGCCCCCGGAGTGCTGATACCCGGCGCCGTCGGCACCGCGCGGCTGCGGCACGCGCCCGAGGTGGCGGCCGCCTGCCGGGTGTCGATGGCTCTGGGCATGTTCGCCATGCTGATGGTGATGTGA
- a CDS encoding sirohydrochlorin chelatase, with product MSNATGPASGLPVRSPRPRQSGRHRRPEVLTAPEGAPVLVLAVPGTPTAAALSLAEEVVSIARSELSGLDPRIAFVDGDDGEYPSLRSVLDQVAAERPGEDTSAVVVPLLAGPEASVLRRVRQAVGDSKAQVELTDVLGPHPLLAEALHVRLSEAGLARADRARLFTVTTAADGIILATVGGEEAAQAAGVTGLLLAARLAVPVLAAALDEDGSIARAADQLRSSGSTTLALAPCLIGPEIAPQLLHTAAAEAGCAGADALGPYPTVGKLVVTQYAAALGLALRQSQAQ from the coding sequence ATGAGCAACGCCACAGGGCCGGCCTCCGGCCTCCCCGTTCGAAGCCCGCGCCCGCGCCAGTCAGGACGCCACCGCCGCCCCGAGGTGCTGACCGCGCCCGAGGGGGCGCCGGTGCTGGTTCTCGCCGTACCCGGCACTCCGACCGCCGCGGCGCTCAGCCTGGCCGAGGAGGTCGTGAGCATCGCCCGTTCCGAGCTGTCCGGCCTCGACCCGCGGATCGCCTTCGTCGACGGCGACGACGGGGAGTACCCCTCGCTGCGGTCGGTGCTCGACCAGGTGGCCGCCGAGCGTCCCGGTGAGGACACCTCCGCGGTCGTGGTGCCGCTGCTCGCCGGGCCCGAGGCGTCGGTGCTGCGCCGCGTCCGGCAGGCCGTGGGCGACAGCAAGGCCCAGGTCGAGCTGACCGACGTGCTGGGCCCGCACCCGCTGCTCGCGGAGGCGCTGCACGTACGGCTGTCGGAGGCCGGGCTGGCCCGCGCCGACCGCGCCCGGCTGTTCACGGTGACCACCGCCGCCGACGGCATCATCCTGGCCACCGTGGGCGGCGAGGAGGCCGCGCAGGCGGCCGGGGTGACCGGGCTGCTGCTGGCCGCGCGGCTGGCCGTACCGGTGCTGGCCGCCGCGCTGGACGAGGACGGCTCGATCGCGCGGGCCGCCGACCAGCTGCGTTCCTCGGGTTCGACGACGCTGGCCCTCGCGCCCTGCCTGATCGGCCCGGAGATCGCCCCTCAGCTGCTCCACACGGCCGCCGCCGAGGCCGGCTGCGCGGGCGCGGACGCGCTCGGCCCGTACCCGACCGTCGGCAAGCTGGTGGTCACGCAGTACGCGGCGGCGCTCGGCCTCGCGCTCCGGCAGTCGCAGGCGCAGTGA